The following proteins are encoded in a genomic region of Saccharopolyspora antimicrobica:
- a CDS encoding PepSY-associated TM helix domain-containing protein, translated as MSVEESTAREPAAPPQRSEEPWWPALRPLVRRLHFYAGIFIGPFLVVTALTGLLYIFTPQLERAIYDHELRVPPSPVTQSLATQIEVAREALPGAELTAVRPAPTPTDTTRVIFDDPDVEGSYYRTVFVDPHTAEVRGVLETYGSSQSLPVRTWLAQLHRNLHLGEAGRVYSELAASWLWVVALGGLLMWVRRKRSSARSMVAPQFRGKGRRRVLSWHGSFGLWACAGMFFLSATGLTWSLFAGENVTAMRSALSWETPAVSTELPRPPAGDVGFDQVHAAAIAHGITGSVEITAPGDGAYKVEQTERHWPTQLDAVAVDPAGGNVVEELRFADFSLIAKLARWGVDAHMGLLFGLPNQLVLAALAIGLAATVFWAYRMWWLRRPTRGFGAPPERGAWRRVPGRVLAPIILAAAFIGYAMPLLGASLLLFLAVDAVLGARREKGV; from the coding sequence ATGTCAGTCGAGGAGTCCACCGCCCGGGAACCGGCGGCGCCACCGCAGCGGTCCGAGGAGCCGTGGTGGCCCGCGCTGCGACCACTGGTGCGGCGCCTGCACTTCTACGCCGGGATCTTCATCGGGCCGTTCCTGGTCGTGACCGCGCTCACCGGCCTGCTATACATCTTCACCCCGCAGCTGGAGCGGGCGATCTACGACCACGAGCTGCGCGTGCCGCCGAGTCCGGTCACGCAGTCGCTGGCGACCCAGATCGAGGTCGCCCGCGAGGCGCTGCCCGGTGCGGAGCTGACCGCCGTTCGCCCGGCGCCGACGCCCACCGACACCACCAGGGTGATCTTCGACGACCCGGACGTCGAGGGCAGCTACTACCGCACGGTGTTCGTCGACCCGCACACCGCCGAGGTCCGCGGCGTGCTGGAGACCTACGGCAGCAGCCAGTCGCTGCCGGTGCGCACCTGGCTCGCCCAGCTGCACCGCAACCTGCACCTCGGCGAGGCCGGCCGGGTCTACAGCGAACTGGCCGCCAGCTGGCTGTGGGTGGTGGCCCTCGGCGGACTGCTGATGTGGGTGCGCCGCAAGCGCAGCAGCGCCCGGTCGATGGTCGCGCCGCAGTTCCGCGGCAAGGGGCGGCGGCGGGTCCTGTCCTGGCACGGCTCGTTCGGCCTGTGGGCGTGCGCGGGCATGTTCTTCCTGTCCGCGACCGGCCTGACCTGGTCGCTGTTCGCGGGTGAGAACGTCACGGCGATGCGGTCCGCGCTGTCGTGGGAAACCCCGGCGGTGTCCACCGAACTGCCGCGGCCGCCCGCGGGCGACGTCGGCTTCGACCAGGTGCACGCCGCCGCGATCGCGCACGGCATCACCGGGTCGGTGGAGATCACCGCGCCCGGCGACGGCGCGTACAAGGTCGAGCAGACCGAGCGCCACTGGCCGACGCAGCTGGACGCGGTGGCCGTCGACCCGGCGGGCGGCAACGTCGTGGAGGAGCTGCGCTTCGCCGACTTCTCGCTGATCGCCAAGCTGGCCCGGTGGGGCGTCGACGCGCACATGGGGCTGTTGTTCGGCCTGCCCAACCAGCTCGTGCTCGCCGCGCTGGCGATCGGGCTGGCCGCCACGGTGTTCTGGGCCTACCGGATGTGGTGGCTGCGCAGGCCGACCCGCGGTTTCGGCGCGCCACCGGAGCGCGGTGCGTGGCGCCGGGTGCCCGGCCGGGTGCTGGCGCCGATCATCCTCGCCGCCGCGTTCATCGGGTACGCGATGCCGCTGCTCGGTGCTTCGCTGCTGCTGTTCCTGGCCGTCGACGCCGTGCTCGGCGCGCGCCGCGAGAAGGGAGTCTGA
- a CDS encoding DUF5134 domain-containing protein, producing the protein MVESLLLRWVLTVVFAAAALWGLHRLIRAEPIATVSGRLAQAGQDQAVPASPAMRISAAWHVVMSAAMIAMCWPWGMAIPVNPQLVVFGVMTGWFLVLAADVRWCTAHRRWQQLHHAAMAAGMFWMLAAMPALMSHAPVEPGHTRHHAMGAGVLAAAEAPAPANAVMVVSLVLGAYFVLSALPWLSAAVDIGRSARTRPQRAAAYEATCNAAMTTGMGAMFLAVL; encoded by the coding sequence GTGGTGGAATCCCTGCTGCTCCGCTGGGTCCTGACCGTCGTGTTCGCCGCCGCGGCTCTTTGGGGTCTGCACCGGCTGATCCGGGCGGAGCCGATCGCGACCGTGTCCGGCCGGCTCGCCCAGGCCGGTCAGGACCAAGCCGTGCCCGCGAGTCCGGCGATGCGGATCAGCGCCGCCTGGCACGTCGTGATGAGTGCGGCGATGATCGCGATGTGCTGGCCGTGGGGCATGGCGATCCCGGTGAACCCGCAGCTGGTGGTGTTCGGCGTCATGACCGGGTGGTTCCTGGTGCTGGCCGCCGACGTCCGCTGGTGCACCGCGCACCGCCGGTGGCAGCAGCTGCACCACGCGGCGATGGCGGCCGGGATGTTCTGGATGCTCGCCGCGATGCCCGCGCTGATGTCGCACGCACCGGTCGAGCCCGGCCACACCCGCCACCACGCGATGGGAGCCGGAGTGCTGGCCGCGGCCGAGGCCCCCGCTCCGGCGAACGCGGTGATGGTCGTGTCCCTGGTGCTGGGCGCGTACTTCGTGCTGAGCGCGCTGCCGTGGCTCTCCGCCGCGGTCGACATCGGCCGCAGCGCCCGAACCCGGCCGCAGCGCGCGGCCGCCTACGAGGCGACCTGCAACGCGGCGATGACAACGGGAATGGGCGCGATGTTCCTCGCCGTGCTGTGA